The genomic region attttgcgaatggccaaggtgaggtcacgctgatgagttcctctggtgaggcgatgtgaaagttggcatgtttctgacatggtggacatatcTTTACGAACTCCGTGgattctttttgtagagttggccaataaaatcctgcccggagtacttttttggtgagcgcttgtgctccgagatgattgccacagatgccactgtgtacttcttctagaacttcctttgtgttggaagtcggtacacattttaacaatggtattgaaattcctcttttgtatagagtattgtttatgatagtgtagtattgtgcctcccattttaacctttttgcctccttctcatttgtaggaagtgtttctgttttgaggtagttaattataggagtcatccatccttgatctagacctgttatggctaggactttttcctcttccgagattgacgggttctgtagtatttcctggatgaagcttctattgttaccccctggtttggtgctggctagttttgagagtgcatcagctcgggcattttgttcgcggggtatgtgacggacctcatactccccgagttgtccgagctgttccctggttttatccaagtactttttcatggtggggtccttggcttggtagcttcctgctatttgtgaagtgaccacctgtgagtcactgaagatgatgagtttttgagatccaacctctttagccagcttcaaaccagctagtagtgcctcatattcagcttggttgtttgaggtagggaacccgaatttgagagagagttcgatttgggttccttggttactttcaattatcacacccgcacCACTTCCAATCTTATTTGAggagccgtccacgtagagattccattctgtggaaATTTCTAGGGTGTctataaattctgcaatgaagtcggccaggtattgtgatttgatggctgtccgagcttcgtattgaaggtcgaatttggacaactcgactgcccattgcaagattctgcctgctaggtctgttttctgcaatattccttttatgggccggctggtccgaaccttaatggtgtgagcttggaagtatggacgaagtcgtcgagatgttagtatgagagcataggcaaaattttctattttttggtagttcagctcggatccttgtaatgctttactggtgaagtatacgggttgttgcctactgtcgtcttctcgaactagtgctgaggctactgcccgaactcctaccgcgaggtataatatgagtggttctccttctcatggccgagataggataggtggctgtcctaggaatcttttgaaatcttggaagttctgttcgcactctgttgtccattcgaatctctttcctttccttagagtagcatagaaggggagagatcttatcgctgatcccgctagaaatctggacaaggctgccagtcttccattaagctgttgtacctctttgatgcaagtcgggctcttcatatcgagtatggcctggcatttatccagatttgcctcgattcctctttgtgtgagcataaaacccaggaatttgccatcttctactgcgaaggtgcattttgcaggattaagtcgcatgccatgccttcttatggtgtcgaatatttgggcgaggtcggacagcaacgtctcttcactttgtgtctttattaacatgtcgtccacatagacttctatGATTTTTCCAATATGATCcgtgaagaccttattcattaatctctggtaagtagctcccgcatttttaataccaaaaggcatgacgatgtagcaatagtttgcttttggggttaagaatgaagttttttcttggtcgggtagatacattgggatttgattgtatcccgaataagtgtccataaacgagaggtatttatatctggaggaggcatctaccagagcgtcgatacttgggagtggataaggatcttttgagcagactttgttgagatcagtgtagtcggtgcacattcgccacttcccatttgattttttttaccaagacgacattagctaaccatagtgggtacttgacttctcttatgaatcctgcctccagtagagcttgtacctgctcttccacagcttgggatcatttgggtctgagctttctacgtctctgttgtactagccgagatcctgggtagactgctagcttatgGCACTTTAactcggggtctatgcctggcatgtctgcagccttccatgtaAAGAAGTCgatgttatctcgtaagaattgtacgagtgattcttttatgtctcccttTAGGATTgttccaatattggttgttttatccgggatgtctccgatctgaactttctctacttcaccttcgggctgtgggcggagttcttcccgcctctgaactcccccgagttcgattgtgtggagctcttctcctctgcctctgaggtttagactttcattgtagCAGCAGCCCGCCATCTTCTGatttgcttttattgtagctatcccttctttagttgagaatttcatgcatagatgtggagtcgagactattgcgccgagctgattcaacgttgtccgacctattaaggcgttgTAGGCCGAACTTActtcgaccacgatgtagtctatcttgagtgttcttgactggcTTCCTTTTCCGAAtgttgtgtgtagtgagacgtatccaagtggttgaactggggtgtctcccagtccgaacaggctattCGGATAGGCTCTGAGTTCtgtttcttccaggccgagcttgtcaaaagcagttttgaataagatgtcggcggagctcccctggtctatcagtgtgcggtggagatttgcgtttgccagtataatagtgatgaccatggaattgccgtgtcctgagatgataccggatgcgtcttctttggtgaaagtgaTTGCGGGGAGGtcaggtgcttcctcctttccctcgacatggtatacttctttaagatatcttttgcgagatgatttggagattcctcctcccgcaaaaccaccgtgtatcatgtggatgtgtctttctggtgtacgaggtgatcgctcggttcgtccgacatcttcgtcccttcttctttttctttgctcatcgtcttgggtggccagataccgatccaatttcccttctcttactagtttttctatgacattctttaagtcaaaacattcatTGGTAGAATGCCcgcggattcgatggtattcacaatattcagtccgatttcctcctccttttttgcctttgagtggtcgagctgggggtattttttcagtgtggCAAACTTCCCTATAGACATCCAcgagggacacccgaagaggggtgtaattgtggtatttttttattttctcccccatgtcgatcttcctttTTTTTGGAATCTTTGTCCTTATCCCGGGAGGggtaggtgaatccggattttgaggtctctcctagtcggcagtttttctccatgttgatgtacttctctgctcgttcttgaaCTTTGTTTAGAGATGCggggtgttttttcgatatagattggctaaaaggtccctctcgcaggCCATTaatgaggcccataatggcgaCCTCCGTTGGTAGGCTATGTATATCCAGGCatactttgttgaatctttccatgtagctgcgtaaactttcccgatctccttgtttgattcctaataaacTTAGGGCGtgcttagttttgtctttctggatagagaatctagctagaaactttttggccaagtcgtcaaagcttgagatggacctagggggtagGTTGTCGAATCACCTAATCGTCGTTTTggttaaggtagtcgggaaggctttgcagcggactgcgtccgaggcgtcggtgaggtacattcgacttctgaaattactgagatgatagCTGGGATCTGCTGTGCCGTCGTATAAAGGcatatccgggagtttaaagTCATTatggattttggtcttcatgatctccctagtgaatggatcttgatccttgcgagagctgTCCTCATgggtggatcgagtagctttggctttgagatcggcttcgagttttagaagtttatcttctgaTTTCCGGCGCCACCTTATCTCCCTTTGTAGATCTTTCCAAGCTTCTCGCTGATGttgggcttctttttcaagttgttttaaaCGATTTTGAAGCGTCTCTAGAGCTCCCgggtttggtgagtttttgtccccgttggattccggggtatcttttggtgtagtgtccgcaTTTTTTGTGCGGCGTTTTATCTtatagatctgaatcatggtcgttgtcatggtcgtccgccatggtgatgggatgacttccagattctccggcaacggcgctaatgttccgagggttacctgaaactgtaaggttgatctcggacgagatcttctgtgctgatcagagatgatgtgtccggctgtgagtggaggccggagctatcgtatccgacttgttgagcttggctgcactgctgatccttcgtcaccggagggtgggggtacctgcaagagactccgatgcttaagttagcaagggtattaagcaggtttttagtagaattagagtatgagttatacctgggtgctccagtgtatttatagtagtgtggagtgacctttttagataagataagttagttatcttatcttatcttatcttatcttttgggtgatgtcatcttatcttcaagggaaccgcccttatctctgtaggcttgggccgcctttagatttgggtcgtgttcctctatctgggccctttattgggcttttccggcgatttggccgaactctttgagaagaggtcggatagtctgacttgAAGAGATCGGTCGCCTTGTTGCTAaatatcccgggtcggatagtttgacccaaggtatgaacactACTAAATGACAAAGAAAAATTAGAAGTCAATTCAAAATATTTATTCTTAACATTTTTAAGAGGCAGATTATATATAAACACtcgttaattaaaaagatttaacgAGTACTTATTAATTAAATCTTCTAACGAGTATTCGATAATTAAAAagatctaataattttttttattttttagtagtttacatacattgagaatattaaaaggtagataaaatttattattttttgttattaattagctaacaatatttaaaaatttaaattaaaaattagaatttaaagtttaatatttaaactttataataacaatataattaaaaaaactaattagtatttattaaaaattgttaatttttaattgaacacaaaaataaaaaataaaaatataacattaaTATCCCAAACTGTCAATATTATATACCTTAAACTCGTATATTGGTTCATCTTATTTGGTAAATCAAATCTATTAGACTCAATTCACTTGGTTTTAATAATTCGAAGTAAATCGAAGCAGTTTTATTCGATTTACCCAAAGTTGAAACTCCCCAATGTAACTCCACTAGTAAATTGAATTAGTCATTTTGATTTACTAAGTTTTGTTCTAATTCGATGTTTATTCATTCGATTTACTAGATGTTCATGTAAATCGAATGTGCTCAATTTGATTTATATGGAATAACTCATGTTTAATAATCTAATTTGATCTAAAACATTCAGGTAATAAtgaatttcatttcatttttttaggtAAATTACcctaataaattagtttttattttaaaatattagataaattaatctctaataaacacttaaaattttatgattttacaatttaaattttattaaaattttacattttacatattttttatttccAAAATTTTACTCCGTACTCTGTACAATTTTAAAAATCGAAGATGAGCGGTGGAGTGAGCGGGGAAGAGACTTTGAGGGTGAAACACGGTGAGGCAGCCGATAATGTCGGcggaagagataagggggagagcgGGGGAGGGATTGCATCAGGCGAAAAGGAGGATCATATTTCGGGAGGGGTTTCTAAGCCTTTGAAGGTTTCTTTCAGGGACAAAGTTGTGGGTTCCAAGATTGCTAAAGCTTTTTCACTTGTTGAAACTTTATCGGGAGATAACATTGTGGTAGTTTCTGGGAAGTAAGGAGATCTCTTGCCACCGAGTGTCACGTTTACCCAAGAAGCTAAGAATTGCTTGGCAGAACCTTATAAGGATGCTATAGTAATTAAGGTGCTAGGTAAACATTATAGCTACACTGCATTGTCTCATAAACTCCGAATGGTATGGAGGATTAAGGgaggttttgatttattggacgtGGGATTTGACTACTTTCTTGTGAAGTTTGATGTAGCTGAGGAGCGAGAAAAAGTTCTCTTAGGAGGTCCATGGATGATCGAGGGAAATTATGTGGCTGTGAAGCCTTGGGATCAAGAGTTTAGATAAAGTGAAAACTGTTTTGGAGCAACTTTAGTGTGGATTAGAATTTCTGGATTACCAATTTGGTGCTACCAAGAAGATGCAATGCTCCGTGTTGCGGCTGCAGTTGGCATTCCCGTTAAGGTTGATTTGGCAACAAAATTAGCTGAAAGAGGACGATATGCTCGAGCATGTGTTCAGATAGATTTAGGATTGCCAATGACTAAGAAGATTCTTGTTGAAGGTGTTGAATATGAGGTTGAATATGAAAGTCTTCACCTTATTTGTGGCTCCTGTCTCAAGTTTGGTCATGATATGAAGGTGTGCAAGACTGACAGCAATGCAGGAGGAGGAACTAATGCCAAGGTGATCAGCGATGTAGCAAAGCAGCCAGAAAGCTCAAATTCAAAAAATCCAGTACATGTAGAAAATGCAAGTTTTCATTTTGGCAAGAATCTTGGAGATGAGACTGTAAAAGTTACTGTCCCGGATTTGGTGGAGAGTGATTTANNNNNNNNNNNNNNNNNNNNNNNNNNNTTCTTTCTCTTTGAGACTCATACCATGTTTAATAATTTGAAGAATTTTTgggataagttgggttttcattgtGTTGGTATTGAGGAAGCATTAGGACACATGGGTGGCATTTGGTTTCTATCTTCTATTGCTAATGCTTCTTGTGTGGTTATTGATCAAATTGACCAATGTATCACAGTGAAAGTGAGTGTGGGTAACTTAGTTTGGCTTTGTAGTGCAGTATATGGGAGTCCTCAATTCGAAAAAAGATGTATGCTTTGGGATCATTTGTTTTCTATTAATTCAGGCCATAATAGACCATGGATGGCAgttggtgattttaatgagatTGTGGCACCAGATGAGAGTACAGGTGCTTATTTTTCTTCTCACAGAGCTAGTCTATTAGCTACTACTCTAGATGACTGTGAGCTCTTTGATCTTAAAGTGACTGGTAGGAGATATACTTGGTATAGAGCAGTTCAGGCTGGCAGGGACTTGGCTAAAAGGTTGGATAGAGCTATAGTTAATGAGGCGTGGATGACAATGTTTCCTGAGTGTTATTCTGAAATTCTTAGCAGGCTTCATTCTGATCATTGTCCTATTTTAGTTCGTTGTCATGGTAGCCCTAGAGTGAAAGGTTCACGTCCTTTTAGGTTCCAAGCTGCGTGGGCAACACATCCTTCTTATAAACATGTTATTAGTAAGGCTTGGAATCAAGAGTTTAGAGGCGTTACCGAAAGGCTTAAGATGGTTCAATAGGCTTCTTTGGACTTCAACTCAAAgatttttggaaatatttttgTGCGAAAAAATAAGCTGGAATATCAGATTGATCAGATTCAACGACGTTTAGAGGTTACCGATGTGTTATCTCTGAGAATTAAAGAAGCTGAACTGAGGGAAGATTACAATAGGCTTTTGTTGCAAGAGGAACTTTTTTGGTACCAAAAATCTAGAGAGCAGTGGGTCAAGTATGGGGATAGAAACACTAAATTCTTTCATCTTCAGACTTTGGTGCGTAGAAACCATAATAGAGTACATGGATTATATGTTAAAGATGGGTCTTGGTCTACTGATCCAGATATTCTTCAGGAAGAAGCCCTCTCTTTTTACAAGAATCTCTTTGGTACAACGGAAGAGGTTGAGGTTGATTGTTTAGGGGATGTTCCGATGCCCACTCTAAGCACTGAGGCTTGTGCTAGGTTAATTGACCATGTCTCTTTTGCGGAAGTCAAGTCAGCAGTATTCAGTATGAGCCCTTTTAAGACTCCTGGTCCAGATGGCTTTCAagcttatttttttaaagaatattgggagatagTAGGCACTGAGATTTGGAATATTGTCCGGAGCGCTTTTTTGGGAGAGTTCTTAAATCCTAGCATCATGGAAACTCTGATTGTGCTTATTCCTAAAATTGATAACCCTACCTTTATGAAGGATTTCAGGCCTATTAGCTTGTGTAATGTTGTTTATAAAATTATCACCAAAGTATTGACTAACCGACTTCGGCCTTTTCTTCCAGATATTGTTAGTCCTTTACAAGGAGGTTTTATTCCGGGTCGTGGTGCcctgataatattattgtggCTCAAGAAATTCTGAATTTCATGAAGCACACAAAATCCAAGAAAGGTACTCTTGCTTTTAAAATTGATcttgaaaaagcttatgatagggtggattggaggtttttggagagtactctcattgcttttggttttcctatcatcattgttaatttgattatgacttgtgtccgtgcatcatctctttctattatatggaatgggaatagattggATAGTTTTGCTCCTAGAAGGGGGCTTAGACAGGGCGATCCAATGTCTCCTTACTTATTTGTGCTTTGTATGGAAAGACTTGCTTGCTATGTATCTCATAAGGTGGTTGAGGGTGTGTGGAAACCAGTTTCTGTCACTAGGGCTGAGGAATGAGGGAGTTTTAGATGGCCCTGTCCCTTGCAATGCTTCTCATGTTTGGAAGAGTATCTCAAAGGCTTTTGGTGCTCTTAAGGATGCATTCTCTTGGTGCGTTGGGTCACTTGATCAATCTTTTTGGTTTGACAATTGGAGTATTGAGGGCCCAATTGCTCAAGatgtcccttttgtacatatatctGACTCTGATTTAACTATTAGAGACGTTTGGAAAGATGGTCAATGGAATATCTTTAAATTAAACGTGATACTTAGATTTTCAATCAAATATATAACATCTAATTttgtaatattttaaattttaataataattttaaatgtaTTATCtcatcaaaaataatattttttaaaatttatcatgGATGTATATAACTAACCAATCCAGCTACACATCTAAGTATTTTTGACAACTAAATCTAATTAAGTTGACCCAAACtcaacaaaaattattttcatcatACCAGCGTGTACACATGCGTGTTTCAACAATACAAAATATATTATTCTttatcttctccttctccttctccttctccgttTTCCCCtactccttctcctccttcttcttttaaATTCGTGCAAGTaggtacttcttcttcttcttcttctatttcgttatgtcatcaccaacaacaccaacatgTTGTTAACATCTTTATTGGTTATGACTTTTTCTGGTGTCATCATGAAataatttcggtttattttttagtttattttggttcatttgtgaattaatttcagttcatttgtatgttaattgaggttcacctaATGTtgttgataagtattgaccaaattttttatttcttaagtaatttcggttcatttcttagtttatttgagaTTCATTTGGATtcagaaatgaattcgatgtatttgtgttaattgaggttcacttgatgctgctgacAAATATTGACCAAagtttttattccttaagtaatttcggttcatttcttagtttaattgatgtTCATTTGAATCCAGAAATGAATTTGATATGCTTTTGTTGGTAATTGAGTTTTTTTACTACTTGTTCAAGTCTGAACTAATTAAATGGAATATAGTGAAATTTAAtgaaattgaataaagtgataataaataattttcattcttctttgctaaaaaatttggtcaatacttattagcagcatcaagtgaacctcaatcaACAAACAAATGtactgaaataaattaagaaatgaactaaaattatttaatgatggatTGATGGTATAAGAGAAAATTAggactaataaaaatatttgcaAAATGTTGGTACTATTGGTAATGACAataacgaaaaaaaaaataaaaaaagaaactgCAACATTGGAAAAGAATCTACGTGcacaaatttaaaagaagaaggaaaagaaaaagaagaagaatatgtATGtgtgaatttgaaagaagaaaaagaaaaagaaagaggaggagaatttgaaagaagaaaaagaagaaaaaagaggaggaaaaggagaagaaagaaaagaaaacagaaaaagagACGAAGAAGGAAGCACGTAACAACTTAAttagacttaattaaaaattttgcttgGACATAAAGCTTTATTAATAACTAAAATCACCTAAAAAAAGCTCGGATACtatctcaaattttaaatttaaaatatgtaTCACAAATCCCAAATCGTAAGATAATAAACTTAACCAATTCTATATTAATTTTTGCGTTAACTTGTTAATTTAAATCGATGGTTATAGCCATTAttaatggaaaaagaaaatacaCAATAGTACAGATAGGACAAGAATAAATCTTTCAAACATAGATAAAATCATAGTGTGTATCACTCTTAATTATTTAActggaaaaaataaataataataacaacaattgaAGGATATATAAGCAGAAGAACTTAAGTGCATTTGAATTCGTATAGCGTTTGAATTTATACAGCGTTCTTCAAAACCTTGTGTTGAATGGTGCCTTCTTAAATGCTCTTCTTCTCCAAGGTTGCCAAGAGTGTGGAATCACAACCACCTCCTTTTGTTCCTTCAAAATCgcataaatgaaaaaataaataaaacaataaataattatgaAGATAtccataatttaaaaataaagatatatttagatttattttttgttttttttgttaagAATTAATTTATCTAATATAAAAATTGTTAGGACTAATTCAAAATATTACTCACGTAGTCACGTTAAACTAATATACCGGAACAAAGAATAGACCTAccacaaaaaaattgaaaataaatgttATACATGaaatccaaattttcaaataaagaaTGACCACTTAAATTACAGAAGTGGAGAACTTTTTGTGTTATATGCAAAGAACAGAATTAATAATAAGTTGTAATAAGTGTTGACAATGCATACAAGCTATCAGAACAATTAAAAAGTGGCTAAAGATGATCAATATTTATGAATTAACATTTGAGTTGtactttaatattttttttcattttgttttctccttttttttatttgctaTATGGTTTCATCTTGAGCTCAATACAATTTCACTATCAGAAGTGTTGAAATGTGTTGATCACATTATTATCCTAACTATCTAATATCTCAAAATTATGATGATTCTGTCAATATTATCATTTTCATTCTATCCCCTCTGgaaaatgtaaataaccatataattaactaattatgCTTTTATTTGGCACTATCACTGCTACATATATAGGAGATAGTAATACTTAACCAATAAAACGTAAGAAAATGTTACTAATGATCGTACTCTTTTTACAAGTAGAACCATGAACCAAAACTAATCGTTAAAGACATTGAAAGAGTTCCTCTTTCTTTATCTTCATTCTAGATTAATGCCAACTACTCCATATTGGTTGACCAAAAAGTTCTCATTGTTACTACCAACGTTGTTGTATCAATGTTATATTACAAGGTAGCCATGTTAACGGTTTGAACAGAGCTAGAACCAGTTCTGTTCAAAACACTCCTGGCTTTCATGCCTTTCCTTATGGTTTCAACATCATTCCACCTTTCGGCTGAAGCATAAACGTTTGAAAGAGCGACATAATCCTCGCTTGTCGAAGTCACATTTGTACAAGTCTCCTCTTTTAACTGCAGAAGAAACTTACCCACCTTCTCTCCCATCACAATGTCCCCATGAATCTTGCAAGCTGCAAGCAAACTCCTCCAAATAACAGAATCAGGACTAATTGGCATCCCCAAGGCAAAATCATAAGCTTCTGTTAACTGTCCGGCTCGGCCAAGAAGGTCAATAATGCAACCATAGTGTTGTATCCGAGGTGTCACTCCGAACACACTCTTCATATCGTGGAACAATTGAAGGCCTTCTTCTACAAGCCTAGCATGACAACAAGCTGAAAACAAACTTGCAAAAGTTGCTTCATTCGGCTTAACACCATAAGCTCCCATTTTATAGAAAATCTCCAAGGCTTGTCTTCCTTTCCCATGTATGGCTAAGCCAGTAGTCATCGCTGTCCAAGTCAAGACATTCTTCACATTAATTCGCCAGAAGACGGATAAGGCACTGTTCAGACATCCGCATTTCGCATACATATCCACCATACCAGTTCCTATAAACACATCATATTCAGGACTGTACCCTGTTTTTCCTACAAAGCCATGTATGCAGGCCCCAATGTCTATAATTCCCATTTGAGAAGCTGCTGAAAGAACACAAACTATGGTAGTATCTGTCGGCTTAACACCACTAGGATCCACCAACATGTTGCGAAACAAAGACAACGCAACAGCAGCATGATCCTCATTTCCTTCTTTCATAGAACAATAACCTGTTATCATAGCATTCCAAGTGACAACACTTCTTTCTGGCATTTCATCGAACATCCTTCTGGCAGATTTAATATCTTTGTGGCTAGCATAAAAATGTATCTTTGTAGTCTGAACCAAAATATCTGATTCAATCCCATGTTTTACTATAAGGGCATGTAATTGTCTACCTAACCATAATGATGAAACCAAGGGAGAGCGAGCGCAGGCTCCAAGAACAAAATTGTAAGTATAATCATTGAAAACCATGGCTCCCCTTGAAAACTCATTTTGGAAAGTAGTAATGGACTCCTCGGGTTGAACACATCTAATCAAAGTATTGAAGAGAAACAAGTCTGGCTTGTCAAAATGCCGGAACACTAAATGTGCATTATTAGCAACATGTTTGAATGGCGATTCGCAATAATGTTCAATTAACTTGGCCAATAAGGAAGGAGATTTGATGCCATTGGTGATTAACTGAGCATGAAGTTCCTTCACATGGTTGGTCAATTTGGGTAAAGAATACAACAAAGGAACACAGCTATGCCTTGGAAGAAAAGTCAACATGAGGGAATTGCAACCCATAAAGGAAGATTATGAGTCCTTGGATGAAGAAATTGTTTTTCACCTTAAAACCCATGCACTCTGCCAAAAATTCAGGTTGAGTTGTTCAGTTTTATTAAAGCTGGCATTTATACTTTAATTTATTGATTTCATgccaacaatcaacaaaatatacCAATTTCATACCTAGAACGGAGTAAGCTTATAGGTAAGTTATTTCCAAGGATGTgatcatagttgtcagaaccgaactaGTCAGACTACTGGTCATTAGTTCAACCGGTGGGTTACTAGTTGAACTGGCTGATCCGGTCGTActtaaataaaagtataaaatagtcgaaaacttaaaattaaattttgaaatatatATCTTCACCAACATTAACAACAATCAAGTCTCAATTTCTAATACGAAAATAGACATATTATTAGTCAATACTACAATAATATCTTAATTTGA from Arachis ipaensis cultivar K30076 chromosome B02, Araip1.1, whole genome shotgun sequence harbors:
- the LOC107625630 gene encoding pentatricopeptide repeat-containing protein At3g18970 → MGCNSLMLTFLPRHSCVPLLYSLPKLTNHVKELHAQLITNGIKSPSLLAKLIEHYCESPFKHVANNAHLVFRHFDKPDLFLFNTLIRCVQPEESITTFQNEFSRGAMVFNDYTYNFVLGACARSPLVSSLWLGRQLHALIVKHGIESDILVQTTKIHFYASHKDIKSARRMFDEMPERSVVTWNAMITGYCSMKEGNEDHAAVALSLFRNMLVDPSGVKPTDTTIVCVLSAASQMGIIDIGACIHGFVGKTGYSPEYDVFIGTGMVDMYAKCGCLNSALSVFWRINVKNVLTWTAMTTGLAIHGKGRQALEIFYKMGAYGVKPNEATFASLFSACCHARLVEEGLQLFHDMKSVFGVTPRIQHYGCIIDLLGRAGQLTEAYDFALGMPISPDSVIWRSLLAACKIHGDIVMGEKVGKFLLQLKEETCTNVTSTSEDYVALSNVYASAERWNDVETIRKGMKARSVLNRTGSSSVQTVNMATL